In one Candidatus Lernaella stagnicola genomic region, the following are encoded:
- a CDS encoding SUMF1/EgtB/PvdO family nonheme iron enzyme yields MRRLLPLVLLLLLLACNRQVTEDPQTGQLRGLLVQIPGGERVFIENSLKHLARAGVRPVQLPSNLIGSSQGPAGGAATAIVRLPHPPAVYASEVNYFLLRSQAIGSALGCASALWNPVGRTVGPQAHEYTLWERRRDLKISRGDKVKPSPLVTIPGGEAWLYDEEAQGLRRVRFDSFAMEKTEVTYEQFAAFLNETKHSENVLAQFTDLSRPDNPIVRKDDTYGVPAECAAFPMAFVSYAGAQAYCEHIDRALPPDRFWEIAARGATKRPYPWGEDADVSRYANVSGSEDGYINSSPVGSFPRGATKHGLLDMAGNVFEWTSHDRGVRLRGGAWATDARWVLNDANETNVPHARNNHNGFRCFVLSPPSED; encoded by the coding sequence ATGCGACGCTTACTTCCGCTAGTTTTACTCCTGCTTTTACTGGCGTGTAACAGACAGGTGACCGAGGATCCGCAAACCGGCCAACTGCGCGGTCTGCTGGTGCAAATCCCCGGCGGTGAACGGGTGTTTATCGAAAACAGCCTCAAACACCTGGCGCGCGCCGGCGTGAGGCCCGTGCAGTTGCCCTCGAACCTGATTGGTTCTTCCCAGGGGCCGGCGGGCGGCGCGGCCACAGCGATCGTTCGGCTTCCTCATCCGCCGGCGGTCTACGCCTCGGAGGTCAACTACTTCCTGTTGCGCTCCCAGGCCATCGGCTCGGCGTTGGGTTGCGCCAGCGCGTTGTGGAACCCGGTGGGGCGCACGGTCGGCCCGCAGGCTCACGAGTACACTCTTTGGGAACGACGGCGAGATTTGAAAATCAGCCGTGGCGACAAAGTGAAACCCAGCCCGCTGGTGACCATTCCCGGCGGTGAAGCTTGGCTTTACGACGAGGAGGCACAAGGCTTGCGTCGCGTTCGTTTCGATTCCTTCGCGATGGAAAAAACGGAAGTGACGTACGAACAATTCGCGGCGTTTCTAAACGAGACGAAGCACAGTGAAAACGTACTGGCCCAGTTCACCGACTTGAGTCGCCCGGACAATCCGATCGTGCGCAAGGACGACACGTACGGGGTGCCCGCCGAATGCGCCGCCTTCCCCATGGCCTTTGTTTCCTACGCCGGAGCGCAGGCTTATTGCGAGCACATCGATCGCGCGTTGCCTCCCGACCGATTTTGGGAGATCGCGGCGCGTGGCGCCACCAAGCGGCCCTATCCTTGGGGAGAGGACGCCGACGTGTCGAGATACGCCAACGTGTCGGGGAGCGAGGACGGATACATCAACAGCAGTCCGGTTGGGTCCTTCCCCCGCGGCGCGACGAAGCACGGCTTGTTGGACATGGCCGGCAATGTTTTTGAATGGACCTCCCACGACCGCGGCGTGCGTTTACGCGGCGGCGCCTGGGCGACCGACGCCCGCTGGGTGCTCAACGACGCTAACGAAACCAACGTGCCGCACGCCCGCAACAATCACAACGGCTTTCGGTGTTTCGTGCTGTCGCCGCCCAGCGAGGATTGA
- a CDS encoding glycosyltransferase family 39 protein, with amino-acid sequence MDLPGRGADGKGMPHRLFGFFAALTAIALLAVFWRIVEPYDGRIVSQDTQSYLALADNLAAGRGFTEYETDHGPPYQSRRTAWRAPLFPALLAVVFKAVDDPARRVAATTWLQALCGGAAVLLLGIVALQVLGDRWAALLAAAVWARDPLSMDVAKLPLTEPLFLALMMASLALLVFAQRRRAWPADAAAGAVLGLATLARPVLYPFWLMALGAVAYSVRKEGGGRRLAAFVVALLVVVAPWMIRNTLVNGRLTLLTTNTGFNLTLDNSERSHLEVWTELHKRSSSHSVNEADQNAAYLRAAAREIAARPGAFLGRVAERVWRMGTRPALWSLLAWVGLAGLLWRRRKDAFYVVAAAGSLGLVYAIVFYDERMALTLTPFRLLFASMAIMWGGRILAGRLSRLHHRETHRDQFENGDSQEKEEGSHGDQKATDVLR; translated from the coding sequence GTGGACCTGCCGGGCCGCGGCGCCGATGGTAAGGGCATGCCGCATCGTCTCTTTGGTTTTTTCGCTGCATTGACGGCCATCGCCTTGCTTGCCGTTTTCTGGCGCATTGTCGAACCCTACGACGGGCGCATCGTTTCTCAAGACACGCAAAGTTATCTCGCGCTCGCCGATAACCTGGCCGCGGGCCGCGGATTCACCGAATACGAAACCGACCACGGGCCGCCCTATCAAAGCCGTCGCACCGCGTGGCGCGCGCCGCTGTTTCCCGCACTGCTTGCCGTGGTTTTCAAAGCCGTCGACGACCCCGCCCGCCGCGTGGCGGCGACGACGTGGTTGCAGGCACTATGCGGCGGCGCGGCCGTGTTGTTGCTGGGCATCGTGGCGCTGCAGGTGCTCGGCGACCGCTGGGCTGCGCTGCTGGCGGCTGCGGTGTGGGCGCGCGACCCGCTGTCGATGGATGTGGCCAAGCTGCCGCTGACCGAACCGCTTTTTTTGGCCCTTATGATGGCGTCGCTGGCGTTGTTGGTGTTTGCGCAACGGCGGCGCGCGTGGCCTGCCGACGCGGCGGCGGGCGCGGTGCTGGGCTTGGCGACACTGGCGCGGCCGGTGCTGTACCCGTTTTGGCTGATGGCATTGGGCGCGGTGGCGTATTCGGTTCGCAAAGAGGGCGGCGGACGTCGCTTGGCCGCCTTTGTTGTCGCGTTGCTTGTGGTGGTCGCGCCGTGGATGATCCGCAACACGCTGGTTAACGGTCGCTTGACGTTGCTGACGACCAACACCGGTTTCAATCTCACCTTGGATAATTCCGAGCGCAGTCACCTGGAAGTGTGGACCGAACTTCACAAACGAAGCTCTTCGCATTCGGTGAACGAGGCCGACCAGAACGCCGCGTACCTGCGAGCCGCCGCGCGCGAAATCGCCGCACGACCGGGTGCGTTTTTGGGCAGGGTCGCCGAACGCGTTTGGCGCATGGGGACGCGGCCGGCGCTCTGGTCGTTGCTTGCATGGGTCGGATTGGCGGGGCTGCTGTGGCGTCGCAGGAAGGATGCATTTTACGTGGTTGCCGCCGCGGGGAGTTTGGGCTTGGTGTACGCGATCGTCTTTTACGACGAGCGCATGGCGTTGACGCTCACGCCGTTTCGTTTGTTGTTTGCTTCGATGGCGATCATGTGGGGTGGCCGTATTCTTGCGGGTCGCCTTTCGCGGTTACATCATCGGGAGACGCATCGCGATCAGTTCGAAAATGGCGACAGTCAGGAAAAAGAAGAAGGTTCCCACGGAGACCAGAAGGCGACCGACGTGCTGCGGTGA
- a CDS encoding 4Fe-4S binding protein, giving the protein MKAHVALVFALLLMAATFAQAATEEPLPADLTLREVAHSRGVRGGDLAEALGLPRDISKEMPLVELNITRPQLDEALQKLAGPGKELPAPGAKKFTPESTIRDIAMAYDLNGKALAHDFGLAVGVDKDTPVAQFGVTQETIDEAITHNLSHEETPLQNLKYPLYAVMTLFALAWLVRFGLGKNPKRRKDYYPQSVYIGVLLFSVIVLGFVLGKSPNPMEGAVKVFKSTVGLYDAVLPKLLALVFFLLLAVVANKAICGWVCPFGALQELVYMIPGFKKVKKAKLPLWVSNSVRALLFAVFLLGLYGAIAPKGFVWYHYVNPFNLFNFDFFPWTLGASVAVYLLVSLFFYRPFCRFICPFGFLSWFVECLSLTRIRIDFDRCIDCGACAKACPLTAAGDRLAKKSLPADCFSCMRCLRVCPTDAIHFRPAWGPPSPPEKDAEQAPS; this is encoded by the coding sequence ATGAAGGCGCATGTCGCTCTTGTCTTCGCACTTTTGCTAATGGCCGCAACCTTCGCCCAAGCTGCCACCGAAGAACCCCTGCCGGCGGACTTAACCCTGCGCGAAGTCGCCCACAGTCGCGGCGTGCGCGGCGGTGATCTGGCCGAGGCGCTCGGCTTGCCGCGCGACATCAGCAAAGAGATGCCGCTGGTCGAGCTGAATATCACCCGGCCGCAGTTGGACGAAGCCCTGCAAAAGCTCGCCGGACCCGGGAAGGAACTGCCCGCGCCGGGCGCGAAGAAGTTCACACCGGAGAGCACGATCCGCGATATCGCCATGGCATACGATTTAAACGGCAAGGCGCTGGCCCACGACTTCGGCCTCGCGGTGGGGGTCGACAAGGATACGCCGGTCGCGCAGTTCGGCGTGACGCAAGAGACGATCGACGAGGCGATTACGCACAATCTGTCGCATGAAGAAACGCCACTGCAAAACCTGAAATACCCGCTGTACGCCGTCATGACCCTCTTTGCGCTGGCCTGGCTGGTGCGTTTCGGCCTCGGCAAGAATCCGAAAAGGCGCAAAGACTACTACCCGCAAAGCGTGTACATCGGCGTGTTGCTGTTTTCCGTGATCGTGCTCGGCTTCGTGCTGGGCAAAAGCCCGAACCCCATGGAAGGCGCGGTGAAAGTCTTCAAATCGACCGTCGGGCTTTACGACGCGGTGCTGCCCAAACTTCTGGCGCTCGTGTTTTTCTTGTTGCTGGCCGTGGTGGCGAACAAGGCGATTTGCGGTTGGGTCTGTCCCTTCGGCGCGTTGCAGGAATTGGTTTACATGATCCCCGGCTTCAAAAAAGTGAAAAAAGCCAAGCTGCCGCTGTGGGTGAGCAACTCCGTGCGGGCGCTGCTGTTCGCGGTGTTCCTTCTCGGGCTGTACGGAGCCATCGCGCCCAAGGGCTTCGTGTGGTATCACTACGTCAATCCCTTCAACCTCTTCAACTTCGATTTCTTCCCGTGGACGCTGGGCGCGTCGGTGGCAGTGTATCTACTTGTCAGCCTTTTCTTCTACCGCCCCTTCTGCCGTTTCATTTGTCCCTTCGGCTTTCTATCGTGGTTCGTGGAATGCCTCAGCCTGACGCGCATTCGCATCGATTTCGACCGCTGCATCGACTGCGGGGCTTGCGCGAAAGCCTGTCCCCTCACCGCGGCGGGTGACCGCCTGGCAAAAAAATCTTTGCCCGCGGATTGCTTCTCGTGCATGCGCTGCCTGCGCGTTTGCCCGACCGACGCCATTCACTTCCGCCCCGCGTGGGGGCCGCCGTCGCCGCCGGAAAAGGACGCGGAGCAAGCGCCGTCTTGA
- a CDS encoding ARMT1-like domain-containing protein codes for MKTIRLDPICQDCFARAVIRVAEMHGLSAERIATLVDETRQLIASTPADQGPPQAARRLRGLLQRHLGVTDPFAEVKRLGNEHAAAVVETLRDRIVASDDSFRTALRTALAGNVIDFAYVGEQDLPATVERLAEAELGIDDTERLREEIGAARRVLYLGDNTGEVWCDRLFIETLPPGPAITFATRESPVLNDATLVEARQAGLDQVCELISSGSDAPGAIPELLNDRTRELLETADVVVSKGQGNFEALYGHALRPVYFVFLVKCEHVVEAVGHPVGTGIVWRWTP; via the coding sequence TTGAAAACTATTCGTCTCGATCCCATTTGTCAGGACTGCTTCGCCCGAGCCGTGATCCGCGTGGCGGAGATGCACGGCTTATCGGCCGAGCGCATCGCCACGCTGGTGGACGAAACGCGGCAACTCATCGCCAGTACGCCCGCTGATCAAGGGCCTCCGCAGGCGGCGCGCCGCTTGCGGGGTTTGCTGCAGCGCCACCTGGGCGTGACCGATCCGTTCGCCGAGGTGAAGCGCCTGGGCAACGAACACGCCGCGGCCGTCGTCGAAACCTTGCGCGACCGCATCGTTGCTTCCGACGATTCATTTCGCACCGCGCTGCGCACCGCGCTGGCGGGCAACGTGATCGATTTCGCGTACGTGGGCGAACAGGATTTGCCCGCCACGGTCGAACGCCTGGCCGAAGCGGAGTTGGGCATCGACGATACCGAACGCTTGCGCGAGGAAATCGGCGCCGCTCGGCGCGTACTGTATTTGGGCGACAACACCGGTGAGGTGTGGTGCGACCGCCTGTTCATCGAGACGCTGCCGCCCGGCCCGGCGATCACCTTCGCCACGCGGGAGTCGCCGGTGCTCAACGACGCTACGCTCGTGGAGGCCCGGCAAGCCGGTCTCGACCAGGTTTGCGAATTGATTTCCTCGGGCAGCGACGCGCCGGGCGCCATTCCCGAATTGCTCAACGATCGCACGCGGGAATTGCTCGAGACGGCCGATGTGGTCGTGAGCAAAGGGCAGGGCAATTTCGAAGCGCTTTACGGCCACGCGCTGCGCCCGGTCTATTTCGTCTTCCTGGTCAAATGCGAGCACGTCGTCGAAGCCGTCGGCCACCCCGTCGGCACGGGTATCGTATGGCGCTGGACGCCATGA
- a CDS encoding HAD family phosphatase, which produces MIDAVLFDFNGVVIDDEPLHDESWREVLVPLDINYTDEEYYGPLLGVPDAEFLRLLLARRGVEMSPSRQLELLAAKSVIYDRLVRERPVDLPGLAAFVRDLAGHVPVGVVSGALRHEIEYHLARLDIAECVAAVLAAGEYAKPKPDPAPYLTGLAKLNEAVGRAVRPGEVVVIEDSTNGVKSALAAGMAVVGVTARTDPERLPGCFAWVADFNGCDYDWLVRTGKGNAR; this is translated from the coding sequence ATGATCGACGCCGTCCTTTTCGATTTCAACGGAGTGGTGATCGACGACGAACCGCTGCACGACGAGTCGTGGCGGGAAGTTCTCGTTCCGTTGGACATCAACTACACCGACGAGGAATATTACGGCCCCCTACTCGGCGTGCCCGACGCCGAATTCCTGCGCCTGCTGCTGGCCCGTCGCGGCGTCGAGATGAGCCCGTCGCGGCAACTCGAACTCCTCGCGGCGAAAAGCGTAATCTACGACCGTTTGGTACGCGAGCGGCCCGTCGACCTGCCGGGGTTGGCCGCTTTCGTGCGCGACCTGGCCGGTCACGTGCCGGTCGGTGTGGTCAGCGGCGCGTTGCGCCACGAGATCGAATACCACTTGGCGCGCTTGGATATCGCCGAGTGCGTCGCCGCGGTCCTTGCGGCGGGTGAATACGCAAAGCCCAAACCCGACCCCGCACCGTATTTGACGGGCCTGGCGAAACTGAACGAAGCGGTCGGACGCGCGGTTCGGCCGGGGGAGGTCGTCGTCATCGAAGATTCCACCAACGGGGTGAAGAGCGCCTTGGCCGCGGGCATGGCGGTTGTGGGTGTCACGGCGCGCACCGATCCCGAACGGTTGCCGGGCTGTTTCGCCTGGGTGGCCGATTTTAACGGTTGCGATTACGACTGGCTCGTTCGCACCGGGAAAGGAAACGCACGTTGA
- a CDS encoding bifunctional YncE family protein/alkaline phosphatase family protein, with the protein MRRFAVLVVLWLVVTVACQPVDSPVDADGTNAAKAAAIDGKAPPSPTAAALARPGDVGDEQSIIMVNGRAITPVGEIRATQAFPGNVIVLPDGNLVVITMRGDERGFTIFDGDTLDEISRVVVSAPFFGLTANAAGDKLWVSGGKRQRVMEYDLVAGEAFHVRDIPSMLLPANLALVPNEEKLLVTSSFGAGLQIVDLDDGLMEAHAPTNLYPVDVVVSPDGHEAYTANWGDETVTVVNLQTAQRSAEIQVGFHPESLALSADGGTLYAANSDEDTISVIDVASRTETATLDVYRAAEMAGASPVDLALSSDGDTLYVVCAGLDAVVVFDTESGERLGSIPTGYYPTTVALDEARDALLVTNGKGGGIPTDTPSWGVNQTGTLQKIALPTPSELADYTQQVTDNLTRTELFWETQMFDSPIPTERGVPSTQIKRVVFIMKENKTYDQVLSDIPGGEREPAFLEFGAGITPNTHELAEQFTNCDNYYSEADASVQGHMWSTLMYSNDYMERARMMSSSSRYPLTNIEPAAQGVRGSIFRHMYENDVTFRAYGQVITIGDTPDLLPYFDLKYGFWNLGVSDETKADEVIREMEAGIWPQFVYISLPNDHTNGSDEGEPTIPYYVGDNDAGLGKLVEYITHSDYWHETAIIITEDDPQSGIDHVDAHRTIALVASPYAKRGYISSVLYSMPSIWMTVEMIFGLPPLTVYDEHTSPMYDCFTTDTDMTPYDAVPNPVPLEYNPAGLALADYSRNQRWDAPDQVQRLGEIVWSVMRPGERWPAEFSVDSYYVDEDEDEDDDAGEYRAAAEWMMQEARRAGLWNGERLPTIKELVADGVLKVGHTKQ; encoded by the coding sequence ATGCGTCGATTTGCTGTATTAGTTGTTTTGTGGCTGGTGGTGACCGTTGCCTGTCAGCCGGTGGACTCTCCGGTGGATGCCGATGGAACGAACGCCGCCAAGGCCGCCGCGATCGACGGCAAAGCGCCGCCGTCGCCGACCGCCGCTGCCCTCGCTCGTCCCGGCGATGTGGGCGATGAGCAGAGCATCATCATGGTCAACGGCCGCGCGATCACGCCCGTGGGTGAGATTCGCGCCACGCAGGCTTTCCCCGGCAACGTGATCGTGCTTCCCGACGGCAACCTGGTCGTGATCACGATGCGCGGCGACGAGCGCGGCTTCACGATTTTCGACGGCGACACCCTCGACGAGATTTCACGCGTGGTCGTCTCCGCCCCCTTCTTCGGTCTGACGGCCAACGCCGCGGGCGATAAGCTATGGGTTTCGGGCGGCAAGCGGCAGCGCGTGATGGAATACGATCTGGTCGCCGGCGAGGCGTTCCACGTGCGGGATATCCCGAGCATGCTGCTGCCGGCCAATCTGGCCTTGGTTCCGAACGAGGAAAAGCTGCTGGTCACCAGTTCCTTCGGCGCCGGTTTGCAGATCGTCGATCTGGACGACGGCCTGATGGAAGCGCACGCGCCGACGAACTTGTATCCCGTTGATGTCGTCGTTTCGCCTGACGGCCACGAGGCGTACACCGCCAATTGGGGCGACGAAACCGTGACCGTTGTCAACTTGCAAACGGCGCAGCGGTCGGCCGAAATCCAAGTCGGGTTTCATCCGGAGTCGCTGGCGCTGTCGGCGGACGGCGGCACGCTGTATGCGGCCAACAGCGACGAAGACACCATCAGTGTCATCGACGTGGCCTCGCGCACCGAAACGGCGACGCTCGACGTGTACCGCGCCGCTGAAATGGCCGGCGCCAGCCCGGTCGATCTGGCGTTGAGCAGCGACGGCGACACGCTGTACGTCGTCTGCGCCGGATTGGACGCCGTGGTGGTTTTCGATACCGAAAGCGGCGAGCGGCTCGGCTCGATCCCGACAGGCTATTACCCGACCACCGTGGCGTTGGATGAGGCGCGCGATGCGCTGCTGGTCACCAACGGCAAGGGCGGCGGCATCCCGACCGACACGCCGAGTTGGGGCGTGAACCAAACCGGCACGCTGCAGAAAATCGCGCTGCCGACGCCGTCGGAACTGGCCGATTATACGCAGCAGGTGACCGACAACCTGACGCGCACGGAGCTGTTCTGGGAAACCCAGATGTTCGACAGCCCCATCCCCACCGAGCGCGGCGTGCCCTCGACGCAGATCAAGCGGGTCGTGTTCATCATGAAAGAGAACAAGACCTACGATCAGGTGTTGTCCGACATCCCCGGCGGCGAGCGTGAGCCGGCGTTTCTCGAATTCGGCGCGGGCATCACGCCCAACACGCACGAGCTCGCCGAGCAGTTCACGAATTGCGATAACTACTACTCCGAGGCCGACGCCAGCGTGCAGGGCCACATGTGGTCGACGCTCATGTACTCCAACGACTACATGGAGCGGGCGCGCATGATGAGCAGCAGCAGCCGTTATCCATTGACGAACATTGAGCCCGCCGCGCAGGGCGTGCGGGGCAGCATCTTCCGCCACATGTACGAAAACGACGTCACGTTCCGGGCGTACGGGCAGGTGATCACGATCGGCGACACGCCCGACCTGCTTCCCTATTTCGACTTGAAATACGGCTTCTGGAACCTGGGCGTATCCGACGAGACGAAGGCTGACGAAGTCATCCGGGAGATGGAGGCCGGCATTTGGCCGCAGTTCGTTTACATTAGCCTGCCCAACGACCACACCAACGGCTCGGACGAAGGGGAACCAACGATTCCCTACTACGTCGGCGACAACGACGCGGGCCTGGGCAAGTTGGTCGAGTACATCACTCACAGCGACTACTGGCACGAGACGGCTATCATCATCACGGAAGACGATCCGCAATCCGGCATCGATCACGTCGATGCCCACCGCACGATCGCCCTGGTCGCCTCGCCCTACGCCAAGCGCGGCTACATTTCGAGCGTGCTGTATTCCATGCCCTCGATTTGGATGACCGTCGAGATGATCTTCGGCCTGCCGCCGCTGACCGTCTACGACGAGCACACCAGCCCGATGTACGACTGCTTCACGACCGACACCGACATGACGCCCTACGACGCGGTGCCCAACCCCGTCCCGCTTGAGTACAACCCGGCAGGCCTCGCCTTGGCCGACTACTCGCGCAACCAACGATGGGACGCGCCCGACCAGGTGCAGCGACTGGGCGAAATCGTCTGGTCCGTGATGCGGCCGGGAGAGCGCTGGCCGGCGGAGTTTTCTGTAGATTCCTACTACGTTGACGAGGATGAGGACGAAGACGACGACGCTGGAGAATACCGCGCCGCCGCCGAGTGGATGATGCAGGAAGCGCGCCGCGCCGGTTTGTGGAACGGCGAGCGATTGCCGACGATCAAGGAACTCGTCGCTGATGGCGTGCTGAAAGTCGGCCACACGAAGCAATAA
- the rplS gene encoding 50S ribosomal protein L19, translating into MDVIASFEKSQTRSDLPEFNIGDVVRVNLRIREGEKERLQPFEGVVIAKRNAGSRSSFTVRKVSYGIGVERVIPCFSPALHGLVVVRRGDVRRSKLYYLRNLRGKAARIKEKRDW; encoded by the coding sequence ATGGACGTGATAGCGTCATTTGAAAAAAGCCAAACGCGTAGCGATCTCCCGGAATTCAACATCGGGGATGTCGTGCGCGTGAATTTGCGAATCCGGGAAGGCGAGAAAGAACGCTTGCAGCCCTTTGAAGGCGTGGTGATCGCCAAGCGGAATGCCGGATCGCGGTCCAGCTTCACGGTGCGCAAGGTCAGTTACGGGATCGGCGTCGAGCGCGTCATTCCGTGTTTTTCGCCCGCCTTGCATGGCCTGGTAGTGGTGCGGCGCGGCGATGTTCGCCGGTCGAAGCTCTACTACCTGCGCAATCTGCGCGGCAAAGCGGCTCGCATCAAAGAAAAGCGGGACTGGTAA
- the argS gene encoding arginine--tRNA ligase, with translation MRIRQTLDQELNAALGEALGSPAPAIVREAKDPKFGDYQANGVMGAAKQAGLNPRELAARVVEAADLDEWCAPPEIAGPGFINLRLTDGFLGKRITAMACDEHLDVGAVEQPRTVVVDFSSPNVAKPLHVGHLRSTILGDALVRVLKFLGHNAIGDNHVGDWGTQFGMLIYGFRRWGDEQALQTDPTNELERVYKLANDAGKSDETVAQDARQELAKLQAGDEDNKALWDHFVAASRIEVDKVYARLGVAFDEWRGESAYHNNLGSLVNDLLAKGLAREDEGAVLIYFDEDADPQLGDKPFMIRKSDGAFNYATTDLATIAYRDQAHDADEIVYVVDKRQNLHFQQLFAAARALGYDQRFVHVGFGTILGPDGRPIKTREGGTVRLADLLSEAVTRAAAIIAEKNPDLSEAERRNVAEAVGVGAVKYADLSQNRNSDYRFDWDKLLAFEGNTAPYLQYVHARIRSIFRKYGAPDWRLPANTLVTIQHPAERGLALSVARFADVVHDVPDDYYPHLLTDHLFTLSQTFNVFYRDCPVLSSTGDTLISRLALCDVTARQLNLGLHLLGIDAPERM, from the coding sequence ATGCGCATTCGACAAACCCTCGACCAGGAACTCAACGCGGCGCTCGGTGAAGCGCTCGGCTCCCCCGCGCCGGCCATCGTGCGCGAGGCCAAGGATCCGAAATTCGGCGACTACCAAGCCAACGGCGTCATGGGCGCGGCTAAGCAGGCGGGGCTAAACCCCCGGGAATTGGCGGCCCGCGTGGTCGAAGCCGCCGACCTGGACGAGTGGTGCGCGCCGCCGGAAATCGCCGGGCCGGGTTTTATCAACCTCCGGCTGACCGACGGCTTTCTCGGCAAGCGTATTACCGCCATGGCCTGCGATGAGCATTTGGACGTGGGCGCGGTCGAGCAGCCACGCACGGTTGTCGTCGATTTCTCCAGCCCCAATGTCGCCAAGCCGCTGCACGTGGGCCACCTGCGCAGCACGATTCTGGGCGATGCCCTGGTGCGCGTGCTCAAGTTTCTGGGTCACAACGCCATCGGCGACAACCACGTGGGCGATTGGGGCACGCAGTTCGGCATGCTCATTTACGGCTTTCGCCGTTGGGGCGACGAGCAGGCGCTGCAAACCGATCCGACCAACGAACTCGAGCGCGTCTACAAGCTGGCGAACGACGCGGGGAAAAGCGACGAGACGGTCGCTCAAGACGCGCGTCAGGAATTGGCGAAGCTGCAAGCCGGTGATGAGGATAACAAAGCGTTGTGGGACCACTTCGTCGCCGCCAGCCGGATCGAAGTCGACAAAGTCTACGCGCGGCTTGGCGTGGCCTTCGACGAGTGGCGGGGCGAAAGCGCCTACCACAACAACCTGGGCTCGCTGGTCAACGACCTGCTGGCCAAGGGCCTGGCCCGCGAGGACGAGGGCGCGGTGCTGATCTACTTCGACGAAGACGCCGATCCGCAACTGGGCGACAAGCCCTTCATGATCCGCAAGTCGGACGGCGCGTTCAATTACGCCACGACCGATTTGGCGACCATCGCCTACCGCGACCAGGCGCACGACGCCGACGAGATCGTGTACGTGGTCGATAAGCGGCAGAACCTCCATTTTCAGCAACTCTTCGCGGCGGCGCGCGCGCTTGGTTACGACCAACGTTTCGTGCACGTGGGCTTCGGCACGATCCTGGGGCCCGACGGGCGGCCGATCAAAACGCGCGAGGGCGGCACCGTTCGCCTGGCCGATTTGCTTTCAGAAGCCGTGACGCGCGCGGCGGCGATCATCGCGGAGAAAAACCCCGACCTCTCCGAAGCCGAACGCCGCAACGTGGCCGAGGCGGTGGGCGTCGGGGCCGTCAAGTACGCCGACCTTTCCCAAAACCGCAACAGCGACTACCGCTTCGATTGGGATAAGCTGCTGGCTTTCGAGGGCAACACGGCGCCCTACCTGCAATACGTGCATGCGCGGATTCGCTCGATCTTTCGCAAGTACGGCGCGCCCGATTGGCGGCTGCCCGCCAACACGCTGGTGACGATCCAGCACCCGGCCGAGCGCGGCCTGGCGTTATCGGTGGCGCGATTCGCCGATGTCGTCCATGACGTGCCGGATGACTATTACCCGCACCTGCTGACCGACCACTTGTTCACGCTGTCGCAAACCTTCAACGTGTTCTATCGTGATTGCCCCGTGCTGAGCTCTACGGGCGACACGTTGATTTCGCGCCTCGCCCTGTGCGACGTGACCGCGCGGCAACTCAACCTAGGCCTGCATCTGCTGGGCATCGACGCTCCCGAGCGCATGTAG